From a region of the Lolium rigidum isolate FL_2022 unplaced genomic scaffold, APGP_CSIRO_Lrig_0.1 contig_39246_1, whole genome shotgun sequence genome:
- the LOC124681319 gene encoding 60S ribosomal protein L30: protein MVASTKKAKKSGDNINNKLQLVMKSGKYTLGYKTVLKTLRNSKSKLVIIANNCPPLRKSEIEYYAMLAKVTVHHFHGNNVDLGTSCGKYFSVCCLSIIDPGDSDIITSTPAGQ from the exons ATGGTGGCCTCCACGAAGAAGGCG aagaagtccggggacaacaTCAACAACAAGCTGCAGCTTGTCATGAAGAGTGGCAAGTACACGCTCGGCTACAAGACCGTCCTCAAGACCCTCAGGAACTCCAAGT CAAAGCTAGTGATCATTGCTAACAACTGCCCTCCACTTCGGAAGTCTGAGATCGagtactatgctatgttggccaAGGTCACTGTCCACCACTTCCATGGAA ACAATGTTGATTTGGGAACGTCCTGTGGTAAATACTTCAGCGTCTGCTGTCTGAGTATCATTGACCCTG GCGATTCTGACATCATCACCTCCACTCCAGCTGGCCAGTAA